One Blastocatellia bacterium DNA window includes the following coding sequences:
- the pyrR gene encoding bifunctional pyr operon transcriptional regulator/uracil phosphoribosyltransferase PyrR produces MNFVQKFQLMDAVAINRALSRIASEIVERNRGTEKLLIVGIRRRGVPLAERIANKIAELEGVRPPVGTLDITLYRDDLSTVDVKPVVQDTDIPGGVEEQTIILVDDVLYTGRTIRAALDELMDFGRPRRVQLAVLVDRGYRELPIHADYVGEKVATKQAEIVKVMLEGFDEIEQVIVVEPAPEA; encoded by the coding sequence ATGAATTTTGTACAAAAATTTCAATTAATGGACGCTGTTGCTATTAACCGCGCCCTTTCACGTATAGCTTCAGAAATAGTTGAACGTAATCGCGGCACAGAAAAATTATTAATCGTAGGTATTCGCCGTCGAGGTGTACCACTAGCCGAAAGAATCGCTAATAAAATTGCTGAACTTGAAGGTGTTCGCCCTCCTGTTGGTACATTAGATATAACACTTTACCGAGACGACCTTTCTACAGTAGATGTTAAACCTGTTGTTCAAGATACTGATATTCCTGGTGGAGTAGAAGAACAAACCATAATTTTAGTTGATGATGTACTTTATACAGGTCGAACAATTCGAGCAGCACTTGATGAACTAATGGATTTTGGCCGTCCTCGCCGAGTACAACTAGCTGTTTTAGTAGATCGTGGTTATCGTGAACTACCAATTCATGCTGATTATGTAGGCGAGAAAGTCGCTACCAAACAAGCAGAAATTGTTAAAGTTATGTTGGAAGGATTTGACGAAATAGAACAAGTTATTGTTGTCGAACCTGCCCCAGAAGCTTAA
- a CDS encoding response regulator transcription factor produces the protein MKQLRVVLVDDEELARQDLQHQLAHFQQIQVVGQANSVEIAIEVINTTEPDLVFLDIQMPKESGFKLFEKMEIDFSVIFVTAFDNFAIRAFEVNALDYLLKPVSLPRLSQALARLEKSPKNESKPIQPLDYNDFIFIKGQGRTGFVKINSISYISATGDYTEVYTTKGEKKLVLKSLREWEEHLPSQQFLRIHRSVLINIEYIERIEPWFRSSYQIYLRNITTPLTTSRKYSSELRKKFF, from the coding sequence ATGAAGCAACTACGTGTAGTATTGGTAGATGATGAAGAATTAGCACGTCAAGACCTACAACATCAACTTGCTCATTTCCAACAAATCCAAGTTGTAGGTCAAGCCAATAGTGTCGAAATAGCTATAGAAGTAATTAATACAACTGAGCCAGATTTGGTATTTTTAGATATACAAATGCCAAAAGAGTCCGGCTTTAAGTTGTTTGAAAAAATGGAAATAGACTTTTCTGTTATTTTTGTTACTGCTTTTGATAATTTTGCTATTCGTGCTTTTGAAGTAAATGCCCTAGACTATTTGCTTAAGCCTGTTAGTTTACCTCGGTTAAGTCAGGCTCTCGCTCGATTAGAAAAATCACCTAAAAATGAGTCTAAACCCATTCAACCATTAGATTACAACGATTTTATTTTTATTAAAGGTCAAGGTCGAACAGGCTTTGTAAAAATAAATTCTATTAGTTATATTTCGGCAACTGGCGATTATACAGAGGTTTACACAACTAAGGGTGAAAAAAAACTAGTCCTAAAATCCTTACGTGAGTGGGAAGAACACCTACCTTCCCAACAATTCTTACGTATTCACAGATCAGTTTTAATAAATATTGAATATATTGAAAGAATAGAGCCTTGGTTTAGAAGTAGCTACCAAATTTATTTGCGCAACATAACAACTCCATTAACAACTAGCCGCAAATATTCTTCTGAACTAAGAAAAAAATTCTTTTAA
- a CDS encoding response regulator produces the protein MPLNIESYKGEVLIVDDEPNNLEVLSKMLTAQNYDVRVANSGQHALASIKAAPPDIVLLDINMPLVNGYDVCRQLKSNPNSQKIPVIFISANSDMIDKIKAFSVGGVDYVTKPFQVEEVIVRVENQLKISRMTRQLYLELLLYQLNPHFLFNSLMSIRALISTDGKAAENMLTQLADYLRYLLLNRKKSIVSVEEEIQATLNYLAIEQIRFKDTLIVKTNFEKAANNYTMPAFLLQPLVENAIKYGMVTSRLPLEIKLSVKIENDMLIFDVINSGYWIAKPDDDDIPQSASLGVGLDNVKQRLKEYYSDNHTINISEQKGYVYITIEIPV, from the coding sequence ATGCCATTAAATATTGAGAGCTATAAAGGGGAAGTCTTAATTGTTGATGATGAGCCAAACAATTTAGAAGTCCTATCAAAAATGTTAACAGCACAAAACTATGATGTAAGAGTAGCCAATAGCGGTCAACACGCGCTTGCATCAATAAAGGCTGCACCTCCTGATATTGTGCTTTTAGATATTAATATGCCCCTAGTCAACGGTTATGACGTTTGTCGTCAGCTAAAAAGTAACCCTAATAGCCAAAAAATCCCTGTAATTTTCATTAGTGCTAATAGTGATATGATAGACAAAATTAAAGCTTTTAGCGTTGGTGGTGTGGATTATGTAACTAAACCTTTTCAAGTTGAAGAAGTTATTGTGCGGGTTGAAAATCAATTAAAAATCTCTCGGATGACTAGGCAACTTTATTTAGAGCTTTTACTTTATCAACTTAATCCACATTTTTTATTTAATTCCTTAATGTCTATTCGAGCTTTAATTTCTACAGATGGCAAAGCGGCTGAAAATATGCTTACACAACTAGCAGACTATTTACGCTACTTGCTACTAAATAGAAAGAAATCAATAGTTTCCGTAGAAGAAGAAATCCAAGCTACACTAAATTATTTAGCTATAGAACAAATTCGCTTTAAGGATACATTAATAGTTAAAACTAACTTTGAAAAGGCAGCTAATAACTACACAATGCCAGCCTTTTTGCTACAACCACTTGTAGAAAATGCTATTAAGTATGGAATGGTGACTAGTAGGCTACCACTTGAAATAAAGTTATCTGTAAAAATAGAAAATGATATGCTCATTTTTGATGTAATTAATAGCGGCTATTGGATAGCAAAACCTGATGATGACGACATTCCTCAAAGTGCTAGTTTAGGTGTAGGATTAGATAATGTAAAACAACGCTTAAAAGAATATTATTCTGATAATCACACTATTAATATTAGTGAACAAAAAGGCTATGTCTATATAACAATAGAAATACCTGTTTAA
- a CDS encoding response regulator: MVNFSNKTLTKHNTPVFLLIGFCITLFSVHLAYSQQANVKFTNYQIDQGLSHNVVSTINQDKQGFMWFGTEDGLNKFDGYNFTIYRPDGKDPYSLPSGEILKIYVDREETLWVATSEGLTKYNPKTDNFTVYKHNSNNSNSLTNNRISAIYQDKVGIYWIGTSKGLNRYDAKANKFTSYLYDEKLPTSISNDLVTAICEDKEGNLWVGTEEGLNKLDPKTNNFTRYLSDPKKTGNLSADDILSLYLDNNGNLWVGTYGGGLNKFDPITNSFTAYLNEVNSSSSTDGNDIYSICEDLWGKLWVATTTLGLFRFDPKTADFTLFTDDKLSGANLSSDEIWSVFQDREGILWVGTNNGVNKADLNRQKFTTIFKDPRFPNSLSHNTIYAFCEDSKGNLWVGTGGGGLNRYDAKTKTFKHYMYNKNSNSSLSHNTVYSIYEDQKKILWVGTHDGTLHQYDPKIDGFKRKTLSDNGLGPICQSSSGIFWIGSMKGLIKYDTKTEETKTYLNDPKNPNSLSRNAIFSMLVDSDDNIWIGTQGGGLNKFDPKTEAFTIYKYDPKNPTNKSVNANTIMSIHEDKQKRLWIATYGGGLNCFDLKSNSFKYYKKEQGLADNAILGLLEDSQGNLWLSTSSRGLIKFNPVKETFASYGPSDGLQGYSYNSGAYYKSKSGEMFFGGVDGFSRFFPEQIESTKYVPRIIITNFKIFDKPSPKAALLLAQNLESNEVFELSHKENYFSFEFAALSYSDPEKNSYAYKLIGLNETWRMVDNRNYISYTNLAPGDYIFKVKGANSDGIWNEQGVSVKVRIVAPPWQRWWAYCLYFGTFSVICFTAIRARNKRLRIKQELLENQLRANAAEIANQAKSAFLANMSHELRTPLNAILGFTQIILRKHPFEKQEGEYLKTILRSGEHLLSLINDVLSISKIESGKVELQKTTFNLHNLLSDITSIFTSHSTGKGLEFECKIPANLPQQVQGDEKKLKQVLINLLANAVKFTSVGKITLTVRYSDSRVFFQVQDTGTGISKEEINKLFGAFVQTSSGQQSKEGTGLGLFISRNLVQLMGGDITVVSEEGRGSVFAFDIELPQINESSQIVGSEEDNIIGLAEGEAKHRILVVDDRAENRTVLSTFLTSLGFEVRQATNGQEAIEIWQSWHPKLIWMDIRMKVLDGYSATRKIRELENNSKSTVIIAMTASAFEQDHAGIYNVGCDDIVTKPYLEKTIFQKLKQHLGVKFSYKVLETKTEQKSNKEISSFEIVALLENVPTKVLNRLHKAALQGRLTLAEEIIEDIGKDNKDLKNHLQNMIKNYQVEALLQMIDKLTNKVSK; this comes from the coding sequence ATGGTTAACTTTAGTAACAAAACTTTAACTAAACATAATACTCCGGTATTTTTGCTAATAGGTTTTTGTATTACGTTATTCTCTGTTCATCTAGCTTATAGCCAACAAGCAAATGTCAAATTTACAAATTACCAAATAGACCAGGGTTTATCCCACAACGTTGTTTCAACTATTAATCAAGATAAACAGGGTTTTATGTGGTTTGGTACAGAGGACGGCCTTAATAAATTTGATGGTTACAACTTTACAATTTACCGTCCTGATGGAAAAGATCCTTATTCTTTACCTAGTGGTGAAATTCTAAAAATTTATGTAGATAGAGAAGAAACTCTTTGGGTAGCAACATCTGAAGGATTAACAAAATATAATCCAAAAACGGATAATTTTACGGTTTATAAGCATAACTCCAATAATTCTAATAGTTTGACTAATAACCGTATTAGTGCAATCTATCAGGATAAAGTTGGAATATATTGGATTGGAACATCTAAAGGCTTAAATAGGTATGATGCAAAGGCTAATAAGTTTACATCTTATCTTTATGATGAAAAACTTCCAACAAGTATAAGTAATGATCTTGTTACAGCTATTTGTGAAGATAAAGAAGGAAATCTTTGGGTTGGAACAGAAGAAGGTCTTAATAAACTTGACCCTAAAACTAATAATTTTACTCGTTATCTTAGTGATCCAAAAAAAACTGGAAACCTTAGTGCAGATGACATTTTGTCGCTTTATCTAGATAACAATGGAAATCTCTGGGTTGGTACTTATGGAGGAGGACTTAATAAATTTGACCCTATTACAAACTCTTTTACTGCTTACTTAAACGAAGTTAATTCATCTAGTAGCACTGATGGCAACGATATTTATTCAATTTGTGAAGATCTTTGGGGTAAGCTTTGGGTTGCTACTACAACTTTAGGGCTTTTTAGATTTGATCCTAAAACCGCTGATTTTACTTTATTTACAGATGATAAACTTTCTGGTGCTAATTTAAGTAGTGATGAAATTTGGTCAGTTTTTCAAGATAGAGAAGGAATACTTTGGGTTGGAACCAATAATGGTGTAAACAAAGCTGACTTAAACCGTCAAAAATTTACAACCATTTTTAAGGATCCAAGATTTCCTAATAGTTTAAGTCATAATACTATATATGCTTTTTGTGAAGATTCAAAAGGCAACTTATGGGTTGGGACTGGTGGAGGAGGCTTAAATCGTTATGATGCTAAAACTAAAACCTTTAAGCATTATATGTATAATAAAAATTCTAATTCTAGCTTAAGTCATAATACTGTTTATTCAATTTATGAAGATCAAAAGAAAATATTATGGGTAGGAACACATGACGGAACTTTACATCAATACGACCCTAAAATAGATGGTTTTAAGAGAAAAACTTTAAGTGACAACGGCTTAGGCCCAATTTGTCAATCAAGTTCTGGAATTTTTTGGATTGGTTCAATGAAAGGACTAATTAAATATGATACTAAAACAGAAGAAACTAAAACCTACTTAAACGACCCTAAAAATCCTAATAGTTTAAGTAGAAACGCTATTTTTTCTATGCTTGTGGATAGTGATGACAATATTTGGATAGGTACTCAAGGCGGAGGATTAAACAAATTTGACCCTAAAACAGAAGCTTTTACAATTTACAAATATGACCCTAAAAATCCTACTAATAAAAGCGTAAATGCAAATACCATAATGTCAATTCATGAAGACAAACAAAAGAGGCTTTGGATAGCAACTTATGGTGGAGGGCTAAATTGTTTTGATCTTAAAAGCAATAGTTTTAAGTATTACAAAAAAGAGCAAGGTTTAGCAGATAACGCTATCTTAGGGTTATTAGAAGATAGTCAAGGAAATCTTTGGTTAAGTACTAGTAGCCGAGGACTTATTAAATTTAATCCTGTAAAAGAAACTTTTGCTAGCTACGGCCCTAGCGATGGATTACAAGGCTACAGTTATAATTCTGGAGCATATTATAAAAGTAAAAGTGGAGAGATGTTTTTTGGTGGAGTAGATGGTTTTTCTCGCTTTTTTCCTGAACAAATAGAAAGCACTAAGTATGTCCCAAGAATCATTATTACCAATTTTAAGATTTTTGATAAACCTTCTCCAAAAGCCGCTCTTTTGTTAGCTCAAAATTTAGAATCAAATGAAGTTTTTGAACTTTCTCATAAAGAAAATTATTTTTCTTTTGAATTTGCGGCTTTAAGCTATTCTGACCCAGAAAAAAATTCTTATGCCTATAAACTTATAGGACTTAACGAAACATGGAGAATGGTTGATAATAGAAACTATATTAGTTACACTAACTTAGCTCCAGGAGACTATATTTTCAAAGTAAAAGGGGCAAATAGTGATGGCATTTGGAATGAACAAGGGGTTTCAGTAAAAGTAAGAATTGTTGCTCCACCTTGGCAACGTTGGTGGGCTTACTGTCTTTATTTTGGTACTTTTTCAGTAATATGTTTTACTGCTATTAGAGCTAGAAATAAACGGCTAAGAATAAAACAAGAACTGCTAGAAAATCAACTACGCGCAAATGCAGCAGAAATAGCTAATCAAGCTAAAAGTGCTTTTTTAGCAAATATGAGCCACGAATTACGCACCCCATTAAATGCTATCCTAGGTTTTACTCAAATAATTTTACGCAAACACCCTTTTGAAAAACAAGAGGGTGAGTACTTAAAAACTATTTTGCGCAGTGGTGAACACTTACTATCTTTAATTAACGATGTTTTATCTATCTCTAAAATTGAATCTGGCAAAGTCGAACTTCAAAAAACGACTTTTAATCTTCATAATTTACTTAGTGATATTACCAGTATTTTTACATCTCACTCTACAGGAAAAGGTTTAGAGTTTGAATGTAAAATTCCTGCTAACTTGCCTCAACAAGTCCAGGGAGACGAAAAGAAGCTTAAACAAGTATTAATTAATCTACTAGCTAATGCTGTCAAGTTTACTAGTGTAGGTAAAATAACTTTAACTGTTAGATATAGTGATTCAAGAGTATTTTTCCAGGTTCAAGACACTGGAACAGGTATTTCCAAAGAAGAAATAAACAAATTATTTGGGGCATTTGTCCAAACTTCTAGTGGTCAACAATCCAAGGAAGGAACAGGACTTGGACTATTTATTAGCCGCAACCTTGTACAATTAATGGGTGGAGATATAACTGTAGTTAGTGAAGAAGGTAGAGGAAGCGTATTTGCTTTTGATATTGAACTACCTCAAATAAATGAGAGTTCGCAAATAGTAGGATCTGAAGAAGATAACATCATAGGTTTAGCTGAAGGCGAGGCAAAACACCGAATTTTAGTAGTTGACGATCGAGCAGAAAACCGCACAGTTTTAAGCACTTTTTTAACTTCTCTTGGTTTTGAAGTTCGCCAGGCAACAAATGGTCAAGAAGCTATTGAAATTTGGCAATCCTGGCATCCAAAGTTGATTTGGATGGATATTAGAATGAAAGTTTTAGATGGTTATAGTGCGACAAGAAAAATTAGAGAACTAGAAAATAACTCAAAATCAACCGTAATAATTGCTATGACGGCTAGTGCTTTTGAACAAGACCATGCTGGTATTTATAATGTAGGATGTGATGATATTGTTACTAAACCTTATTTAGAAAAAACCATTTTCCAAAAATTAAAACAGCACCTTGGAGTAAAGTTTTCCTACAAAGTTTTGGAGACTAAAACAGAGCAAAAATCTAACAAAGAAATAAGCTCTTTTGAAATAGTTGCCTTGCTAGAAAATGTTCCTACAAAAGTGCTAAACCGCCTGCATAAAGCAGCATTACAAGGTAGGTTAACTTTAGCAGAAGAGATAATTGAAGATATAGGAAAAGATAATAAAGACCTAAAAAATCATTTACAAAACATGATTAAAAACTATCAAGTAGAAGCTCTTTTACAAATGATAGATAAGCTTACAAATAAAGTTAGTAAATAA
- a CDS encoding acylphosphatase, producing the protein MHLARYFLITGKVQGVGYRYFAMRAANQYQISGYVRNLASGQVEIVAEGQREAMESFKKELAIGPYHAEVIQIEEKILENTGRFQGFRIEY; encoded by the coding sequence ATGCATTTAGCCCGTTATTTTCTCATTACTGGCAAAGTTCAAGGGGTGGGATACCGTTATTTTGCAATGCGTGCGGCTAATCAATATCAGATCTCTGGATATGTACGTAATTTAGCTTCTGGACAAGTAGAAATTGTAGCTGAAGGCCAGCGTGAGGCAATGGAAAGTTTTAAGAAAGAGCTAGCCATTGGGCCTTATCATGCAGAAGTGATTCAAATAGAGGAAAAGATTTTAGAAAATACAGGACGCTTTCAAGGTTTTCGTATTGAATACTAG
- a CDS encoding PilZ domain-containing protein, protein MQEKRSRPRLKVSMPVQVIGRTIDGEKFRELCQTQDASAFGLCLVLEAIVPRGTILFLSMQMPRRLRLYDLAKDVYQIYAQVQRVHMLTEGGCEVGLSFIGKNPPSGYENYQSAEFFNTEIKRTTGTYKPVTTTQVNANNPTSHSVTNTTTGTNEVAKPPNTNNSAWERPGRRDARHNIPIDVMIDFLDINSSIIRQEPGLVTNISRGGACVMAATEAQIGSKVRVSMMRENFIVLSCVKAITTSQGGVCNLHLEFIDKCWMGGG, encoded by the coding sequence ATGCAAGAAAAACGTTCCCGTCCCCGTTTAAAGGTTTCTATGCCTGTTCAAGTCATTGGGCGTACTATTGATGGAGAAAAATTCCGTGAACTCTGTCAAACACAAGACGCTTCTGCCTTTGGACTTTGTTTAGTTTTAGAAGCAATTGTGCCACGTGGAACAATATTATTTTTAAGTATGCAAATGCCACGTCGGTTGCGTCTTTATGATTTAGCTAAAGATGTTTATCAAATTTATGCGCAAGTCCAACGAGTTCATATGTTAACAGAAGGTGGTTGTGAGGTTGGACTGTCTTTTATAGGTAAAAATCCTCCTTCAGGATATGAAAATTATCAAAGTGCAGAATTTTTTAATACAGAAATAAAAAGAACTACTGGAACCTACAAACCTGTCACCACAACACAAGTAAATGCAAATAATCCTACTAGTCACTCAGTTACAAACACAACTACAGGAACCAATGAAGTGGCAAAACCTCCTAACACAAATAATAGTGCTTGGGAACGTCCTGGCCGAAGAGATGCACGTCATAATATCCCAATAGATGTTATGATTGATTTTTTAGACATTAACAGTAGTATAATTAGGCAAGAACCAGGCTTAGTTACTAATATTAGTCGTGGTGGGGCCTGTGTGATGGCTGCAACAGAAGCACAAATTGGTAGCAAAGTCCGAGTTTCTATGATGAGAGAAAATTTTATTGTCTTGAGTTGTGTTAAAGCTATTACTACTAGTCAAGGCGGTGTATGTAATTTACATTTAGAATTTATTGATAAATGTTGGATGGGAGGCGGTTAA
- a CDS encoding adenine phosphoribosyltransferase produces the protein MEELKKLIREVPDFPKPGILFYDITTLLKNAKGLKTVINRMSEAFAGEKIDTVVGIEARGFIFAPALAYHIGAGFVPVRKPRKLPASTESISYELEYGTDTLEIHRDAVGQGHRVLIADDLLATGGTAKAVVDLVEKLGGQVVGLTFVIELDFLQGREKLANHNVYSLLQYQS, from the coding sequence ATGGAAGAATTAAAAAAATTGATTCGGGAAGTACCCGATTTTCCTAAACCAGGAATCTTGTTTTATGATATTACTACTTTACTGAAAAATGCTAAGGGGTTAAAGACAGTTATTAACCGAATGAGCGAAGCTTTTGCAGGAGAAAAAATAGACACTGTAGTTGGAATTGAGGCACGAGGTTTTATTTTTGCTCCAGCACTTGCCTATCATATTGGCGCAGGCTTTGTTCCTGTACGTAAACCAAGAAAATTACCTGCTTCCACAGAATCAATTAGTTATGAATTAGAATATGGTACTGATACTTTAGAAATACATCGTGATGCAGTAGGCCAGGGTCATAGGGTTTTAATTGCTGATGATTTACTAGCGACTGGTGGAACGGCTAAAGCAGTAGTTGATTTAGTTGAAAAATTAGGTGGTCAAGTGGTTGGATTAACTTTTGTTATAGAGTTAGATTTCCTTCAAGGCAGGGAAAAACTAGCTAATCATAATGTATATTCCTTACTACAATATCAGTCATAA
- a CDS encoding cupin domain-containing protein, with protein MVKVNLFETENFFCDIYCFEPGQQQKLHTHNGADKVYFVLEGEGKFFVGTEEKILDQGNAILAASGFVHGVENISQNKLVLLVFMSPNPNVKTAV; from the coding sequence ATGGTAAAAGTAAATCTTTTTGAAACAGAAAACTTTTTCTGTGATATATATTGTTTTGAACCAGGACAACAACAAAAATTGCACACCCATAATGGGGCAGATAAAGTTTATTTTGTTTTAGAAGGTGAAGGGAAATTTTTTGTTGGAACAGAAGAAAAAATCTTAGACCAAGGTAATGCGATTTTAGCCGCTTCAGGTTTTGTGCATGGAGTAGAAAATATTTCTCAAAATAAATTAGTATTGTTAGTTTTTATGTCTCCTAACCCAAATGTAAAAACTGCTGTTTAA
- a CDS encoding serine/threonine protein kinase: MSIRRAIQIVTPICHALNVAHSQGIIHRDLKPANIVLHRTDDNNEVMKLIDFGIAKQVIENDFDEMKTLPGLVVGTPAYMSPERCMEEPYDHRTDIYNLGLIFYELTAGQHPFQAKTMMAMMARQISDKPRPLHELVPNLPSALEDVIFKALAKAPKERYATALEFAEALNNAFYTSSMT, encoded by the coding sequence ATTTCTATTCGACGGGCAATACAAATAGTTACCCCAATTTGTCACGCGCTTAATGTGGCGCATTCACAAGGCATTATTCATCGAGACTTAAAGCCTGCCAACATAGTTTTACATCGTACAGACGATAACAACGAGGTAATGAAATTAATAGACTTTGGAATAGCAAAACAAGTAATAGAAAATGATTTTGATGAAATGAAAACCCTTCCGGGCTTAGTTGTTGGAACGCCTGCTTATATGTCGCCAGAACGTTGTATGGAAGAGCCATATGATCACAGAACAGATATTTATAATTTAGGCTTAATTTTTTATGAATTGACTGCTGGACAACATCCTTTTCAAGCTAAAACTATGATGGCAATGATGGCAAGGCAAATTTCTGATAAACCTCGACCATTGCATGAATTAGTACCTAATCTTCCTTCTGCCTTAGAAGATGTAATCTTTAAAGCTCTAGCCAAAGCTCCTAAAGAACGTTATGCAACAGCACTTGAATTTGCAGAAGCCTTAAACAATGCTTTTTATACATCTTCCATGACTTAA
- a CDS encoding YajQ family cyclic di-GMP-binding protein — translation MSQQNTFDIVSKIDLTEVTNAINQTMKEVKQRFDFKGSKSDITLEEKDNTVTLLSDDDFKLNSLNDVFQQRLIKRGVPLKGLTYGKIEPAAGSTVRQKIDLQQGIPTEKAKEIVKYIKDSKLKVQASINADIVRVAGRDRDILQEVIKLLKEKDFGIHMEFTNYRSN, via the coding sequence ATGTCCCAGCAAAATACTTTTGATATTGTTTCAAAAATCGACTTAACCGAAGTAACTAACGCTATAAATCAAACAATGAAAGAAGTTAAACAACGGTTTGACTTTAAGGGAAGTAAAAGCGATATTACTTTAGAAGAAAAAGATAACACCGTAACTTTACTATCCGATGATGATTTTAAGCTAAATAGTCTTAACGACGTTTTCCAGCAAAGATTAATTAAGCGTGGTGTACCGTTAAAAGGGTTAACTTATGGCAAAATTGAGCCAGCAGCGGGAAGCACTGTCCGCCAAAAAATTGATTTGCAACAGGGGATTCCAACAGAAAAAGCCAAAGAAATAGTTAAATATATCAAAGATAGTAAGTTAAAAGTTCAAGCCTCAATCAATGCTGATATTGTTAGGGTTGCTGGTCGTGATCGAGATATTTTGCAAGAAGTAATTAAACTGCTTAAAGAAAAAGATTTTGGCATTCATATGGAATTTACTAACTATAGATCTAACTAG